One Lachnospiraceae bacterium C1.1 genomic region harbors:
- a CDS encoding cell division protein FtsL: MMARHQQRRNSATRRSRRSEDRYYVDGNTVRKVAPRKSRPSKKITIKEAEPIPERPKRLFNMSAGYVLFLLLSLLISATVCIGYVRLRSELTADQKEISKLESTYNALKQSNDEEYDRIMASVDLESIKKRAMTEYGMKYPNEDQVVNISGADNDYVRQYGDIPKK, encoded by the coding sequence ATGATGGCAAGACATCAGCAAAGAAGGAATTCTGCTACAAGAAGAAGTCGCCGCAGCGAAGACCGCTATTATGTGGATGGCAATACAGTCAGAAAAGTTGCGCCAAGAAAAAGCAGACCTTCTAAGAAAATTACCATAAAAGAAGCCGAACCTATCCCGGAGAGACCTAAGCGCCTTTTCAATATGAGTGCGGGATATGTATTGTTCCTGCTTTTGTCACTCTTGATATCGGCAACAGTATGTATTGGATATGTCAGACTCAGATCTGAACTTACAGCTGATCAGAAGGAAATATCGAAACTGGAAAGTACTTATAATGCTCTGAAACAGTCAAATGATGAGGAATATGACCGTATCATGGCATCTGTGGATCTGGAAAGCATAAAGAAAAGGGCTATGACTGAATACGGCATGAAATATCCTAATGAAGATCAGGTTGTGAATATTTCAGGCGCAGACAACGATTATGTTAGACAGTATGGAGACATACCAAAAAAATGA
- the mraZ gene encoding division/cell wall cluster transcriptional repressor MraZ, with product MFMGEYNHTIDAKGRLIIPAKFREGLGDTFIITKGLDGCLTAYDLEAWKKLEEGLRSLPGTLKEARALSRFFLAGATEAELDKQGRALLPAPLREHAGLIKDVVLVGVGDKVEIWSAEKWQAVSAPENIDDIAESLSSMGFNL from the coding sequence ATGTTCATGGGAGAATATAATCACACAATTGATGCCAAAGGCAGGCTGATTATTCCCGCGAAGTTCCGAGAGGGACTTGGCGATACTTTTATTATCACAAAAGGTCTGGACGGATGTCTTACTGCTTACGATCTTGAAGCTTGGAAAAAGCTTGAGGAAGGACTAAGATCGCTTCCGGGAACTTTGAAAGAGGCCAGAGCTTTAAGCAGATTCTTTCTGGCAGGGGCAACAGAAGCTGAGCTTGATAAGCAGGGCAGAGCTCTTTTGCCGGCACCATTACGTGAACATGCGGGGCTGATAAAAGATGTGGTACTTGTCGGTGTGGGCGACAAGGTGGAGATCTGGAGTGCCGAGAAATGGCAAGCCGTTTCAGCCCCGGAAAATATTGATGATATTGCTGAGAGTCTCAGCAGCATGGGATTCAATTTATGA
- the ychF gene encoding redox-regulated ATPase YchF has product MKLGIVGLPNVGKSTLFNSLTNAGALAANYPFATIDPNVGIVTVPDARVKHLGEMYHSKKVTPAVIEFVDIAGLVKGASKGEGLGNQFLANIRECDAIVHVVRCFEDPNVIHVDGNINPLRDIETINLELIFADMEVIDRRIAKVGKAVRMDKTYAKEAALLDKLKKLLEDGKMAKSYETDDEDEIALLKGYSLLTSKPTIYAANVAEEDLANDGADNEGVKAVREFAKGENSEVFVICAEIEAEISELDEDDKKAFLDDLGLEESGLDKLIKASYSLLGLISYLTCGEDESRAWTITRGMKAPQAAGKIHTDFERGFIKAEVIGYDTLVECGSMTAAKEKGLVRMEGKDYVVQDGDVVLFRFNV; this is encoded by the coding sequence ATGAAATTAGGAATCGTAGGACTTCCGAATGTCGGAAAGAGTACACTTTTTAACTCGCTTACAAATGCAGGAGCACTGGCTGCCAACTATCCGTTTGCAACTATTGATCCGAATGTCGGTATTGTTACAGTTCCGGATGCGAGAGTAAAGCATCTTGGAGAAATGTATCATTCAAAGAAGGTTACACCGGCGGTTATAGAGTTCGTTGATATCGCAGGTCTTGTAAAGGGCGCGTCAAAGGGTGAAGGACTCGGAAACCAGTTCCTTGCAAATATTCGTGAATGTGATGCAATCGTACATGTAGTGCGTTGCTTTGAAGATCCTAATGTTATTCACGTGGATGGAAATATTAATCCGCTTCGGGATATCGAGACTATCAATCTTGAACTTATATTTGCAGATATGGAAGTTATCGACAGAAGAATCGCAAAAGTCGGTAAGGCTGTCAGAATGGACAAGACTTATGCAAAAGAGGCTGCTCTTCTTGATAAGCTTAAAAAGCTCTTAGAGGACGGCAAGATGGCGAAGTCCTATGAGACTGATGATGAAGATGAGATCGCACTTCTTAAAGGATACTCACTTCTTACATCAAAGCCTACAATTTATGCTGCAAATGTAGCGGAGGAAGATCTTGCAAATGACGGCGCAGACAATGAAGGCGTTAAGGCAGTAAGAGAATTTGCAAAGGGCGAAAATTCTGAGGTATTTGTTATCTGTGCAGAAATTGAGGCTGAGATCTCTGAGCTCGATGAGGATGACAAAAAGGCATTTTTAGACGATCTTGGTCTTGAGGAGTCTGGTCTCGACAAGCTCATCAAGGCAAGTTATTCACTTTTGGGACTTATTTCATACCTTACATGTGGTGAGGATGAGTCTAGGGCATGGACGATCACCAGAGGCATGAAGGCTCCTCAGGCAGCGGGAAAGATCCACACAGACTTTGAGAGAGGATTCATCAAGGCTGAAGTTATCGGATATGATACGCTAGTAGAATGCGGAAGCATGACAGCAGCCAAGGAAAAGGGACTTGTCAGAATGGAAGGTAAGGACTATGTCGTTCAGGACGGAGATGTTGTCCTTTTCAGGTTTAACGTATGA
- a CDS encoding tyrosine-type recombinase/integrase, translating to MPKKKFYGFLSSFAVQLNEFIEYKRSLGYVEDSYFHLNSFDEFCADKYPDADELTANIVTEWCAISDKGIINRCSQIREFARYLLSMGKQAYMYPATAIPKRNDGLPYIISQAEQSRFFDATDQRVYSKKSPIMEYTAPVVFRLMLGCGLRPREVVCLYRRHFDFNNGTIYIEDSKNHRDRRIAVSRDLMELCRRFDYIADGFFPERACFFPNKAGNPLSYPSLVYLFQKSWDLSGNDTGEGRPSLYSFRFTFATETLMRWIEEGRDIEAMIPYLSAYMGHVKFKDTYYYIKLLPDRIAKMKFMSVNGIIPEVNRNEWW from the coding sequence ATGCCTAAGAAAAAGTTCTATGGTTTCCTCAGCAGCTTTGCGGTACAACTCAATGAGTTTATTGAATATAAGCGCAGCCTTGGATATGTGGAAGATTCTTATTTTCACCTAAACAGCTTTGATGAGTTCTGTGCTGACAAGTATCCTGATGCGGATGAACTGACAGCAAATATCGTCACTGAATGGTGCGCTATAAGCGACAAAGGGATCATCAACCGCTGTAGTCAGATACGGGAATTCGCTCGGTATCTTCTTTCAATGGGTAAGCAGGCTTATATGTATCCGGCAACAGCAATCCCCAAAAGGAATGACGGTCTGCCTTATATCATTTCGCAAGCTGAGCAGTCACGTTTCTTTGATGCGACAGACCAGAGGGTTTATTCAAAGAAGTCACCGATTATGGAATACACTGCACCTGTTGTATTTCGTCTTATGCTTGGATGCGGGCTTCGACCCAGAGAGGTTGTATGCCTTTATCGAAGGCATTTTGATTTCAACAACGGAACGATATATATAGAGGATTCCAAAAACCATCGTGACCGACGTATTGCAGTTTCCAGAGATCTGATGGAACTTTGCAGACGTTTTGACTATATAGCGGACGGATTTTTCCCTGAACGTGCGTGTTTTTTCCCTAACAAAGCCGGCAATCCCCTTAGCTATCCATCACTGGTTTATCTTTTCCAGAAGTCTTGGGATCTCTCAGGTAATGACACAGGTGAAGGACGCCCATCCTTATATTCTTTCCGCTTTACCTTTGCTACAGAAACCCTGATGCGCTGGATTGAAGAAGGAAGGGATATAGAAGCTATGATTCCATATCTGAGCGCATATATGGGGCATGTAAAATTTAAGGACACCTACTACTATATCAAACTCCTGCCCGACAGGATTGCAAAGATGAAGTTTATGAGCGTCAATGGTATAATCCCGGAGGTGAATCGAAATGAATGGTGGTAA
- a CDS encoding tyrosine-type recombinase/integrase, with the protein MNGGKNNDFWTLLGQFFQLYPKQRNISENTVLNWRYTWNIFLSWLFNVKGIIPEKLAIDTVTSQMLMEFLDDMVRDRNWSPQTRNERLSMIRSFYQYAASVEPLYYNKVKELGRIKKAKCVDSSGVIDYIPKEAMTVLLSIPDPTTRLGCRDMFYMSLAYDIAARTAEMTSMKVKDLNPDKKVVTLTGKGRKQRLVPVSPQTIDMYRSYIRSFHTSYDPEDYLFYTVHNGVHTKMSSDTVARFLKIHSEEARKKCTEMPEKVHPHQAFRTSRAMHLLQSDAPLATVALILGHSDPITTVKHYAAADTEMKRKLMERASKEMLPDFNDTEAIWKNDKDIIGRLYLGRK; encoded by the coding sequence ATGAATGGTGGTAAGAATAATGATTTCTGGACGCTTCTTGGTCAATTCTTTCAGTTGTATCCAAAGCAGCGTAACATAAGCGAGAACACAGTTCTCAACTGGCGTTATACATGGAATATATTTCTGTCATGGCTGTTCAATGTCAAAGGCATCATCCCAGAAAAGCTGGCGATTGACACGGTCACATCTCAAATGTTGATGGAATTTCTTGATGACATGGTCAGAGATAGAAACTGGTCACCGCAAACGAGAAATGAGCGACTTTCCATGATAAGGAGTTTCTACCAGTATGCTGCTTCTGTGGAACCGCTGTATTATAACAAGGTTAAGGAACTGGGTCGGATTAAAAAGGCTAAATGCGTGGATTCATCTGGAGTGATTGACTACATCCCCAAAGAAGCCATGACTGTGTTATTATCAATCCCGGATCCGACGACACGGCTTGGATGCCGTGATATGTTCTATATGTCCCTCGCATATGACATAGCTGCAAGAACAGCAGAAATGACATCCATGAAAGTAAAGGATCTTAATCCGGACAAAAAGGTGGTCACGCTGACTGGAAAGGGGCGAAAGCAAAGGTTGGTGCCTGTATCACCCCAAACTATTGATATGTACAGAAGCTATATCCGTTCTTTCCATACATCATATGATCCAGAGGATTATTTATTTTACACTGTACACAATGGGGTTCATACAAAAATGTCATCGGATACGGTCGCACGCTTCTTAAAAATCCATTCGGAAGAAGCACGGAAGAAATGTACGGAAATGCCTGAAAAAGTCCATCCACATCAGGCTTTCCGCACTTCAAGGGCAATGCACTTGCTTCAGAGTGATGCACCATTGGCAACTGTTGCACTCATCCTTGGGCATTCGGATCCAATCACTACCGTTAAACATTATGCTGCGGCAGATACTGAGATGAAACGAAAGCTGATGGAGCGTGCCTCAAAAGAAATGCTCCCTGATTTTAATGATACGGAAGCTATCTGGAAAAATGACAAGGATATCATTGGAAGATTATATCTTGGCAGAAAGTAG
- the rsmH gene encoding 16S rRNA (cytosine(1402)-N(4))-methyltransferase RsmH, with protein MEFKHKSVLLNETIDGLNIIPNGIYLDGTVGGAGHSSVIASRLDASAGGRLIGLDQDEVAVKTASERLKAFDCAKVVRSNYCNFREILNDLGVDRVNGILLDLGVSSYQLDTADRGFSYMEDAPLDMRMDDRNPLSAYTIVNEYSENELYRLIRDYGEDKFAKNIAKHICAARQVKPVRTTLELSEIIKESIPMKIRKNGGHPAKRTFQAIRIEVNHELDVLEGTLDSMIDSLAPGGRLCIITFHSLEDRIVKVNFKRNENPCTCPPEFPVCVCGKKSKGKVISRKPILPSEEEMEENSRSKSAKLRIFEKAQN; from the coding sequence GTGGAATTCAAACACAAATCAGTTCTATTAAATGAAACGATCGACGGACTTAACATTATTCCGAACGGCATATACCTCGACGGAACAGTCGGAGGTGCCGGACATTCGTCGGTTATCGCATCGAGACTTGATGCCTCGGCAGGAGGCAGGCTTATAGGACTCGACCAGGATGAAGTAGCTGTGAAAACGGCGTCTGAACGACTTAAGGCTTTTGATTGTGCGAAGGTCGTCAGATCTAATTATTGCAATTTTCGTGAAATCCTGAATGACCTGGGTGTGGACAGAGTCAATGGGATTCTTTTGGATTTAGGAGTGTCGTCCTATCAGCTGGATACAGCTGATAGGGGATTTTCCTACATGGAGGATGCTCCGTTGGACATGAGGATGGATGACAGAAATCCACTTAGTGCCTATACGATAGTAAATGAGTATTCCGAAAATGAATTATATAGATTAATAAGAGATTATGGAGAGGATAAGTTCGCTAAAAACATCGCAAAGCACATCTGCGCTGCACGACAGGTCAAACCTGTAAGAACAACTCTTGAACTCTCAGAAATTATCAAAGAATCAATTCCAATGAAAATACGAAAAAACGGAGGACATCCTGCTAAACGTACTTTTCAGGCTATAAGGATCGAAGTAAATCATGAACTTGATGTACTTGAAGGGACGTTGGATTCGATGATCGATTCGCTGGCACCGGGTGGAAGATTATGTATAATCACTTTCCATTCATTGGAAGACAGGATCGTTAAAGTCAATTTTAAGAGAAATGAAAATCCATGTACATGTCCTCCGGAATTTCCGGTGTGTGTATGCGGAAAGAAGTCAAAGGGAAAAGTAATAAGCAGAAAGCCTATTCTTCCGTCAGAAGAGGAGATGGAGGAAAATTCAAGATCGAAGAGTGCAAAGCTCAGAATATTTGAAAAGGCTCAGAATTAA
- a CDS encoding nucleotidyl transferase AbiEii/AbiGii toxin family protein, whose product MYKNSVLVPKCRYRHLGTSLSKAYGLIDRFSEDIDLSMNRKPTEGEKKQTKNLILNLAENLGLILTNPEDIQSRHSYNKYVFKYESFFSEIPLELIIETSFYQDVYPAENHDVYSFVGRFCEKNGITLPIPFDEAKISMQVQSLGRTLIDKVFAVCDYRIQNMMDRDSRHLYDIAKLLPEVEITPELDALIDRVRDDRMKSKNNPSAQLEYNIPDMLKEIISSRFYESDYNNITKKLLYEDASYNDAIEKGIALVADMDIFEYKK is encoded by the coding sequence ATTTATAAAAACTCGGTATTAGTTCCTAAATGCCGATATCGGCATTTAGGAACTTCTTTATCAAAGGCGTATGGACTCATTGATAGGTTTTCAGAAGATATCGATTTGTCTATGAATCGCAAGCCAACTGAAGGTGAAAAAAAGCAGACAAAGAATTTGATTCTGAACTTAGCGGAGAATTTAGGACTGATTTTAACTAATCCAGAGGATATACAATCTCGCCATAGCTACAATAAATATGTGTTCAAGTACGAATCATTTTTTAGTGAAATACCTTTGGAGCTGATTATTGAAACGAGTTTTTATCAGGACGTTTATCCGGCAGAGAATCACGATGTTTATAGCTTTGTGGGAAGATTCTGCGAAAAGAATGGAATTACACTTCCTATTCCATTTGATGAAGCAAAGATAAGTATGCAGGTGCAGTCCTTGGGACGAACACTTATTGATAAGGTATTTGCTGTTTGCGATTATCGTATTCAAAATATGATGGATCGAGATTCGAGACATTTATATGATATTGCGAAGCTGCTTCCTGAGGTTGAGATAACACCTGAATTGGATGCTTTGATTGATAGGGTGCGCGACGATCGTATGAAGTCTAAGAACAATCCATCAGCGCAGCTTGAATATAATATTCCAGATATGCTTAAGGAAATTATTTCAAGTCGATTCTATGAATCAGATTATAACAATATCACGAAAAAGCTTTTATATGAGGATGCGTCATATAATGATGCAATTGAAAAAGGAATAGCACTAGTAGCAGATATGGATATTTTTGAATATAAAAAGTAG
- the lgt gene encoding prolipoprotein diacylglyceryl transferase: MNSTDIAFPNLGIYLHDVPKTFSVFGFSIALYGCIIGTGILLGVLLAAYDRRDRGLSDDPIWDVAAWAVVISIISARAYYVIFAWDYYKDNLINVFNIRQGGLAIYGGVIGAFLTIYVYCRIKKVSFLELFDSIALGFPLGQAMGRWGNFFNREAFGGWSEGPFSMRLPLAAVRDSDISDGIRAHITAGMDYIQVHPTFLYESAWNFCLLIFLFIYRRHKKFSGEIFFLYLFFYGLGRIFIEGLRTDQLIAPVINIPISQIVAGLCMIASTVFIIYKKKSIKNTEGSKE, translated from the coding sequence ATGAATTCAACGGATATTGCTTTCCCGAATCTTGGGATTTATCTTCATGATGTGCCGAAAACCTTTTCGGTATTTGGATTCAGCATTGCTCTTTACGGCTGCATAATCGGAACGGGAATTCTTTTGGGAGTCCTGCTGGCAGCTTATGACAGACGTGACAGGGGCTTAAGTGATGACCCGATATGGGATGTTGCAGCCTGGGCGGTCGTTATATCAATTATCTCTGCCAGAGCTTATTATGTAATATTTGCCTGGGATTATTATAAAGATAATCTGATCAATGTTTTTAATATCCGTCAGGGTGGTCTTGCCATATATGGCGGTGTTATAGGCGCTTTTCTTACAATATATGTATATTGCAGGATAAAAAAGGTATCCTTCCTTGAGCTCTTTGACAGCATAGCATTGGGATTTCCTCTTGGACAGGCAATGGGACGATGGGGAAATTTCTTTAACAGAGAAGCTTTTGGAGGCTGGTCGGAAGGTCCATTTTCCATGAGACTTCCTCTTGCTGCGGTAAGGGATTCGGATATATCTGACGGGATCCGCGCTCATATAACTGCGGGAATGGATTATATACAGGTTCATCCTACTTTTTTATATGAATCTGCATGGAATTTCTGCCTGCTGATATTTCTCTTCATATATAGAAGGCATAAAAAATTCAGCGGAGAAATTTTCTTTCTATACCTCTTTTTCTATGGATTAGGTCGTATATTCATAGAGGGACTTAGAACAGACCAGCTCATAGCACCCGTTATAAATATTCCGATCAGTCAGATAGTTGCAGGTCTTTGCATGATCGCTTCGACTGTATTTATAATATATAAGAAGAAATCAATAAAAAATACGGAAGGATCAAAAGAATAA
- a CDS encoding tyrosine-type recombinase/integrase, with amino-acid sequence MGKDLKGKELGEGIVQRANGTYQARFVDKFGKRRQKKSKKLQEVRQWLADATYIDKHSDLDQAADMLVDAWFEYWIGIKKQTVRPNTVRNYSERYERNIKSVIGNKLLTDVKPVHCQKIFSNMAEEGYKTTTIYQTRIALYNMFEFAKENDVLINNPCKKSVKSDMGKPSEKKEALTIDVQKKFLEAVVGYSYENQYRFVLQTGLRTGELAGLKWSDIDFKNRTMKIERTMEYRYSVGEWRVGPPKSKSGYRTIPLTDEVIRILENQKAKNKSLKLVPIEWSDTVFLCRKGTPVKNSTYDTGLFKYCDRIGIPRFSMHVLRHTFATRCIEGGMKPKTLQKILGHSNIGITMNLYVHITEDEKHREIDLVADALKVI; translated from the coding sequence ATGGGAAAAGATCTCAAAGGAAAGGAGCTTGGAGAAGGAATTGTTCAACGAGCCAATGGTACATACCAAGCGAGATTCGTTGATAAATTCGGTAAAAGAAGACAAAAGAAATCCAAGAAACTACAAGAAGTAAGACAGTGGCTCGCTGATGCTACATATATTGATAAACACAGTGATTTGGATCAGGCTGCGGATATGCTCGTAGATGCTTGGTTTGAATATTGGATAGGAATCAAGAAGCAGACAGTGAGACCTAACACGGTCAGAAACTATTCGGAACGATATGAACGAAATATCAAGAGCGTGATTGGAAACAAACTTCTGACAGACGTTAAACCGGTGCATTGCCAGAAGATTTTTTCTAATATGGCGGAGGAAGGTTATAAGACCACTACCATATATCAGACTAGAATAGCTCTTTATAACATGTTTGAATTTGCAAAGGAGAATGATGTTCTTATCAATAATCCATGCAAGAAATCAGTAAAGAGCGATATGGGAAAGCCGTCTGAGAAGAAAGAAGCTCTTACGATAGATGTTCAGAAGAAGTTTTTAGAAGCTGTGGTTGGTTACAGCTATGAGAATCAGTATCGCTTCGTATTACAGACCGGACTTCGTACAGGAGAGCTTGCGGGACTTAAGTGGAGTGATATCGACTTCAAAAATCGTACTATGAAGATTGAGAGGACGATGGAGTATCGCTATAGCGTGGGTGAATGGAGAGTTGGCCCACCTAAGAGTAAATCTGGTTATCGTACAATTCCGCTTACAGATGAAGTAATCCGCATTCTTGAGAATCAAAAAGCAAAAAACAAGAGTTTAAAGCTCGTTCCGATTGAATGGAGCGATACTGTCTTTCTATGCAGAAAGGGTACACCGGTTAAGAACAGCACTTATGACACTGGCTTGTTTAAGTATTGCGACCGTATAGGCATTCCGAGATTTTCAATGCATGTACTAAGACATACTTTTGCTACCAGATGCATTGAAGGTGGAATGAAACCCAAGACTCTGCAGAAGATTTTAGGTCATTCCAATATCGGAATCACAATGAATCTATACGTACATATTACGGAAGATGAAAAACACAGAGAGATTGATCTCGTGGCTGACGCGTTAAAAGTGATATAA
- a CDS encoding tyrosine-type recombinase/integrase, which produces MTNTILKQAADCFYEKISQKKYAEATLRNYRQKIHALLRFCDSMGFESFNYEEAETYSQWLNERVERGEIQNKYAGFLKSIALSFADFNSVPSDMQDDYTFVPHKTFVSSKNTLNADSRNVYEEFHHYLSDIYAPASFRGYLVIVSPLLHYLEDNSIPLNEITPQIIREYLVFIAPNRPNSMGDVVFGIRVFLRFLSERGYISWSVDMMSFRMAPSRKKVPVAYSDSEIQRMVESIDTTHDTGKRDYAIIVMSLFTGLRSVDIRNLKLSDIDWEKDSIHIIQHKTNRELIIPLLTAVGNATVDYILNGRPESKEPYVFLSHGRGSRGEPMGAGTIINRMRIYLKKSGIKKCGFDGKDFHALRKTFATNLLVSGTPLESVASALGDAGVQAAKPYLALDDDNLRLCCPEKMAHPCRKEGLDA; this is translated from the coding sequence ATGACAAACACAATCTTAAAACAGGCCGCAGACTGCTTCTATGAGAAAATCTCTCAAAAAAAATATGCTGAGGCCACTCTACGAAACTACCGTCAAAAAATCCATGCTCTTCTACGTTTTTGTGATTCTATGGGGTTTGAATCCTTTAATTATGAAGAAGCAGAGACATATTCTCAATGGCTCAACGAAAGGGTTGAACGAGGTGAGATACAGAACAAATATGCCGGTTTTCTCAAAAGCATTGCTTTGTCCTTTGCTGATTTTAATTCTGTTCCGTCGGATATGCAGGATGATTATACTTTTGTTCCACACAAGACCTTCGTATCTTCGAAAAACACCCTGAATGCAGACAGTCGAAACGTCTACGAGGAGTTTCATCATTACCTCAGTGATATATATGCCCCGGCCAGTTTTCGTGGGTACCTTGTGATTGTTTCACCATTGCTCCATTATCTTGAGGATAATTCCATTCCTCTTAATGAAATCACCCCTCAGATCATTAGAGAATACCTTGTGTTTATTGCTCCTAACCGGCCGAATAGCATGGGGGATGTTGTTTTTGGAATTCGTGTGTTTTTAAGATTCCTAAGCGAACGAGGCTATATAAGCTGGTCAGTAGATATGATGTCATTTCGTATGGCGCCGTCGAGAAAAAAAGTACCTGTTGCGTATTCGGATAGCGAAATTCAACGAATGGTTGAAAGCATTGATACAACACACGATACCGGCAAGCGTGATTATGCGATTATTGTTATGTCACTGTTTACAGGGCTTAGGAGTGTAGATATCAGAAACCTTAAACTCTCAGATATAGACTGGGAAAAGGATTCGATTCATATCATCCAGCATAAGACGAATCGCGAGCTTATTATACCTCTGCTTACGGCCGTTGGAAACGCAACAGTTGACTACATTCTGAACGGCAGACCTGAATCTAAGGAACCTTACGTTTTTTTATCCCACGGCAGAGGGAGTAGAGGAGAACCTATGGGGGCAGGAACTATTATCAACCGAATGCGTATCTATCTGAAAAAATCTGGCATTAAAAAATGCGGTTTTGACGGAAAGGATTTTCATGCGCTCAGAAAAACATTTGCCACTAACCTGCTTGTATCCGGAACGCCACTGGAGTCAGTAGCAAGTGCCCTTGGTGATGCAGGCGTACAGGCCGCTAAACCCTATCTTGCACTGGATGATGATAATCTACGCTTGTGCTGCCCTGAGAAGATGGCACATCCTTGTAGGAAGGAGGGATTAGATGCCTAA